In Streptomyces sp. RFCAC02, the following proteins share a genomic window:
- the pheS gene encoding phenylalanine--tRNA ligase subunit alpha: MSAPNKSYDPVEVEALKPERIDAARDDALAAFAAAESLDALREAKIAHTGDRSPLALANREIGALPPHAKADAGRRVGQARGAVGKALAARQAELEAERDERVLVEEAVDVTLPYGRRPAGARHPLTTLSERVEDIFVAMGYEVAEGPEAEADWFNFDALNIGPDHPTRTTHDTFFIADGGDPGREGRTPGDEAGLVLRTHTSPVQIRTMLTRRPPLYVICPGRVYRTDELDATHTPVFNQVELLAVDEGLTMADLKGTLDHMVQELFGSGLTTRLRPNYFPFTEPSAEMDMVCFRCRGASVGDPDHPCRTCSSEGWIELGGCGVVNPRVLVACGIDPDRYSGFAFGFGLERLLMFRHNIVDMRDMIEGDVRFTRPFGMEI; this comes from the coding sequence ATGTCGGCACCCAACAAGTCGTACGACCCAGTCGAGGTCGAGGCACTGAAACCGGAACGCATCGACGCCGCGCGGGACGACGCGCTGGCCGCGTTCGCCGCGGCGGAGAGCCTCGACGCCCTGCGCGAGGCCAAGATCGCCCACACCGGCGACCGCTCGCCCCTCGCCCTCGCCAACCGCGAGATCGGCGCCCTCCCGCCGCACGCCAAGGCGGACGCAGGACGGCGCGTGGGCCAGGCCCGCGGCGCGGTCGGCAAGGCGCTCGCGGCCCGGCAGGCGGAGCTGGAGGCCGAGCGCGACGAGCGCGTCCTCGTCGAGGAGGCCGTGGACGTCACCCTCCCGTACGGCCGGCGCCCCGCCGGCGCCCGGCACCCCCTCACGACGCTCTCGGAGCGCGTCGAGGACATCTTCGTCGCCATGGGCTACGAGGTCGCCGAGGGACCCGAGGCGGAGGCCGACTGGTTCAACTTCGACGCCCTCAACATCGGCCCCGACCACCCCACGCGCACCACCCACGACACGTTCTTCATCGCGGACGGCGGCGACCCCGGCCGCGAGGGCCGCACCCCGGGCGACGAGGCGGGTCTCGTCCTGCGCACGCACACCTCGCCCGTGCAGATCCGCACGATGCTGACGCGCCGCCCGCCGCTGTACGTGATCTGCCCCGGCCGCGTCTACCGCACGGACGAGCTGGACGCCACCCACACCCCGGTGTTCAACCAGGTCGAGCTGCTCGCCGTGGACGAGGGCCTGACGATGGCGGACCTCAAGGGCACCCTCGACCACATGGTGCAGGAACTGTTCGGCAGCGGCCTGACGACCCGGCTGCGCCCGAACTACTTCCCCTTCACCGAGCCGTCCGCCGAGATGGACATGGTCTGCTTCCGCTGCCGCGGCGCCTCCGTCGGCGACCCGGACCACCCCTGCCGGACCTGCTCGAGCGAGGGCTGGATCGAGCTGGGCGGCTGCGGTGTCGTGAACCCGCGGGTCCTGGTGGCCTGCGGCATCGACCCCGACAGGTACAGCGGCTTCGCGTTCGGCTTCGGCCTGGAGCGGCTGCTGATGTTCCGCCACAACATCGTGGACATGCGAGACATGATCGAGGGTGACGTGCGGTTCACCCGGCCGTTCGGGATGGAGATCTGA
- a CDS encoding ATP-binding protein: MVSAAGAEERDLRPDELPDGLVVADDRGLVTCFNAEAVRLTGIAAATAIGAPIDRALPLEDPEGRRWWRLTDPYGGLATRSGQPERILRLPDGRTVLVTARYVRVRPAGPVSRLVVALRGTAARRRSERTEAELVATVAHELRSPLTSVKGFTATLLDKWDRFTDDQKRLMLQTVDSDADRVTRLITELLDVSRIESGRLELRREPVRLDESVRRHVAGLTGGGLPADRFELRLADGLPWLWADPGKLDQVLGNLLENALRHGGGTVTITVRALPPTDDRPEGLETTVSDEGAGIPEDVMHRVFTRFWRGGARGGTGLGLYIVKGIVEAHGGTVSVGRSARGGARFRFTLPAGLPAFLA; encoded by the coding sequence ATGGTTTCCGCAGCCGGCGCGGAGGAGCGCGACCTCCGTCCTGACGAGCTTCCCGACGGTCTCGTCGTCGCCGACGACCGGGGCCTGGTCACCTGTTTCAACGCGGAGGCCGTCCGGCTCACCGGCATCGCCGCCGCCACGGCCATCGGCGCGCCCATCGACCGCGCGCTGCCCCTGGAGGACCCCGAGGGACGCCGCTGGTGGCGGCTCACCGACCCGTACGGCGGTCTCGCCACGCGCTCCGGGCAGCCCGAGCGCATCCTGCGCCTCCCCGACGGCCGGACCGTGCTCGTCACCGCGCGCTACGTCCGGGTCCGCCCGGCGGGGCCGGTCAGCCGGCTCGTCGTCGCCCTGCGCGGCACGGCCGCCCGGCGCCGCTCCGAGCGCACCGAGGCCGAGCTGGTCGCGACGGTGGCCCACGAGCTGCGCTCCCCCCTCACCTCCGTGAAGGGCTTCACCGCGACGCTCCTCGACAAGTGGGACCGCTTCACCGACGACCAGAAGCGCCTGATGCTCCAGACCGTCGACAGCGACGCCGACCGCGTCACCCGCCTCATCACCGAACTGCTCGACGTCTCCCGCATCGAGTCCGGCCGCCTGGAGCTGCGCCGCGAGCCGGTCCGGCTCGACGAGTCCGTGCGCCGCCATGTGGCCGGCCTGACGGGCGGCGGCCTCCCGGCCGACCGGTTCGAGCTGCGCCTCGCCGACGGGCTGCCGTGGCTGTGGGCCGACCCGGGCAAGCTCGACCAGGTCCTCGGCAACCTCCTGGAAAACGCCTTGCGCCACGGCGGCGGCACCGTCACCATCACCGTGCGGGCACTCCCGCCGACCGACGACCGCCCCGAGGGACTGGAAACCACCGTGAGCGACGAAGGCGCCGGCATCCCGGAGGATGTCATGCACCGGGTCTTCACGCGTTTCTGGCGCGGCGGTGCGCGGGGCGGCACCGGCCTCGGCCTGTACATCGTCAAGGGCATCGTGGAGGCCCACGGCGGCACCGTGTCCGTCGGCCGCTCGGCGCGGGGCGGCGCCCGCTTCCGATTCACCCTGCCCGCGGGCCTCCCGGCGTTCCTCGCCTGA